One genomic window of Pirellulales bacterium includes the following:
- a CDS encoding GNAT family N-acetyltransferase translates to MNFVTGSTHYHAGTSGACGMLGLTYFKRFRMETDLSREIPSPEVPLGYRLVPWRPDLLASHAEAKYQSFRNGIDSNVFPCLGEHEGCLRLMREISQKDGFLPGATWLVATDGFEQPLEYCGTIQGIRDRSGLGAIQNLGTTPEHRGQGLGRGLLLAALAGFRAAGLRRAYLEVTAQNEGAIRLYRRLGFHKVRTVYKAVEASSVAVR, encoded by the coding sequence GTGAACTTTGTTACAGGAAGCACCCATTATCATGCTGGCACGTCGGGGGCTTGCGGAATGTTGGGCCTGACGTATTTCAAGCGCTTTCGGATGGAAACGGACCTCAGCCGCGAGATCCCCTCGCCCGAGGTACCGCTTGGCTACCGGCTCGTCCCGTGGCGGCCCGATTTGCTTGCCTCGCATGCCGAGGCCAAGTATCAAAGCTTCCGCAACGGCATCGATTCCAACGTGTTTCCCTGTCTGGGCGAACACGAAGGTTGCCTGCGACTGATGCGAGAAATCAGCCAGAAAGACGGCTTCCTGCCAGGGGCCACCTGGCTCGTGGCGACCGACGGTTTTGAACAGCCGCTCGAGTATTGCGGCACCATCCAAGGGATTCGGGATCGTTCGGGCCTGGGCGCCATTCAGAACTTGGGAACCACGCCAGAGCACCGCGGTCAGGGATTGGGACGCGGACTGTTATTGGCCGCCTTGGCCGGTTTTCGCGCTGCGGGTCTACGTCGCGCATATCTTGAGGTGACCGCGCAGAACGAAGGCGCCATTCGCCTTTATCGCCGCCTTGGCTTTCACAAGGTGCGGACTGTGTACAAGGCCGTCGAAGCCAGCTCGGTCGCCGTGCGCTAA
- a CDS encoding pitrilysin family protein, producing MSDPILAHTFENGLVLLGEPIAGVESAAFTMRVPAGTAYEPDKFAGLSTLTCELALRGAGDRDSRKFVTDLDNLGVERDASVSDAHTSFSVATLARNLAPALAIYADLVRRPRFPADQLPAARAVVLGELNSIEDDPAQKVMLELRRRHFPTPWGRPSQGRVESVEAIELANIRGHFAGNYRPNGAIIGVAGNFEWSQVRDHIGKLYGDWAAQPVEEPGVGKPGKQHEHLEQDANQTQIGIAYASVPYSDANYFQAWGSVGVLSGGMSSRLFTEVREKRGLCYSVYATHQSLRDRAGVLCYAGTSSERAQETLDVTLGELVRLREGIQTEELGRLKARIKSALVMQQESTSARSAAIARDWYYLGRVRTLDEVAALVDGLSRESINAYLAEHPPNNFTLVTLGPEPLEVPVGVS from the coding sequence GTGAGCGACCCCATTCTGGCGCACACATTTGAGAACGGACTCGTACTGCTGGGCGAGCCGATTGCGGGGGTCGAGTCCGCGGCCTTCACGATGCGGGTGCCGGCCGGCACGGCGTATGAGCCGGATAAATTCGCCGGCCTCAGCACTCTGACGTGCGAGCTGGCGCTACGCGGGGCGGGGGATCGCGATAGCCGGAAGTTTGTTACCGATCTGGATAACCTGGGTGTCGAGCGCGACGCCTCGGTGTCTGACGCGCACACGAGCTTTAGCGTGGCGACGCTGGCGCGCAACTTGGCTCCGGCCTTGGCCATCTATGCAGACCTGGTGCGTCGCCCGCGCTTCCCGGCGGATCAGTTGCCGGCTGCCCGGGCCGTGGTCCTCGGAGAACTAAATTCTATCGAGGACGATCCAGCCCAAAAGGTGATGCTCGAACTGCGCCGTCGGCATTTTCCCACGCCGTGGGGACGACCGAGCCAGGGACGCGTCGAATCCGTCGAGGCCATCGAGCTGGCAAACATTCGCGGACATTTCGCGGGCAACTATCGCCCCAACGGCGCCATTATCGGCGTGGCCGGGAATTTCGAGTGGTCGCAAGTGCGCGACCATATCGGCAAACTCTACGGCGATTGGGCGGCCCAGCCTGTCGAAGAGCCCGGGGTGGGCAAGCCGGGCAAGCAGCACGAGCATCTGGAGCAGGACGCGAATCAAACACAAATCGGCATCGCCTACGCCAGTGTCCCCTATAGTGACGCCAACTATTTCCAGGCCTGGGGATCTGTCGGTGTGCTTTCCGGTGGCATGAGCTCAAGATTGTTCACAGAAGTACGCGAGAAACGCGGACTGTGCTATAGCGTCTACGCCACACACCAGTCGCTGCGCGATCGCGCCGGCGTGTTGTGCTATGCCGGCACAAGTTCTGAGCGGGCGCAGGAAACGCTCGACGTCACGCTAGGAGAGTTGGTGCGCCTCCGCGAGGGGATTCAAACCGAGGAGCTAGGCCGGCTCAAGGCGCGGATCAAAAGCGCCTTGGTGATGCAGCAAGAATCGACCTCGGCGCGCAGTGCGGCCATCGCCCGTGATTGGTACTACCTGGGGCGCGTGCGGACGCTGGACGAGGTGGCGGCACTAGTGGATGGGCTGTCGCGAGAGAGCATCAATGCGTATCTGGCGGAGCATCCGCCGAACAATTTTACCCTAGTCACGTTGGGGCCTGAGCCGTTGGAGGTGCCCGTTGGAGTTTCGTGA